In Carassius auratus strain Wakin chromosome 12, ASM336829v1, whole genome shotgun sequence, the sequence TTCTGTTATCCTGACTTCGTCGAACAAGGAAGGGATTATTTCGTTTTAAACATTTGCGTCCATCGCCTCTGAATTCTAAACAAAGCTGTAGTTGTCTGAAGTCCCTCAAACAAAGGTAGCCTAACGTTATTTTGATAGGATGCGGTACACCTTGTATATTCGGACTGCCTTCGTCATGCTAATTGGTAGGTGCACaactttaatgtttattattattattattaaaataaagaacaatTTTTGTTAACTAATTAACAATTACTGTAGAATtgtaatttcattgttttgttttatgttgtgcGCCATTCAGGGTTCTGGATGGGCGAGGCTCAAGGTAAGAATTTGACCTGATTTCCACTAGGGTTGTGTTTGTCTGTCAGAGGGAAAACTACAAGCTAAAATCAACgcttaaaacattattatatccatatatatatatatatatatatatatatatatatatatatatatatatatacttaaaatgtgAATTGGTTAATGAAAGTAAAGCAAACAAATGACCAGAATCAATGTTTGTCTCAGAATGTGGTCGACCACAAATGCTGAACAGGATCGTCGGAGGCTCTTCTGCGTCAGAAGGCGCGTGGCCGTGGCAGGTGGATATTCAGGTGAGAATGGCAGCCATGAAACAAAAGTTTTGGTAAACTGAGGCTTTTGATTTAAAAGAATACTTTCTTGTAGCTCGGTCGAACAACACAGATCTTAGTTTAAAGATTAACCTGATAAAATGTGTACCCTAAACGaaaaatcataatcatcatcatgatttttttttttttcaggtctcatgtacaattctataataattattcataattttacGTATTGACCGAAAATATGTAGGCTGaagcaaaaacaatacaaaaaaagttacTTAAAGGTAACTCAAAACTGATAATTtcaggcaatccaagatgtagatgagtttgtatcttcatcagatttggagaaatttagcattttaccacttgctcaccaatggatgctctgcagtgaatgggtgccgtcagaatgtgagtccaactccaaaccgctgataaaaacctcacaataaaCCACAAGAAATATTCACTTAATTTTACAAGGAAAGGTTTTTcgacttttattaaatgtaaaacatcttGTATAATCTGAATTGCTGTATTGTTTTATTAAGATACATTATATTTGAGCAACTTGTGTAACTCAGTTTATGAACATAGCCTGTTGCTGACATGGAATTAAAATCTATATTACTGTTACAAATAATCCAACAATTAATGTTGTGTGTAAGAAATACATCATGAAGATGTTTTCAGAAAAGTCAACTTCAGAAAAGTCCTTTAAGCataattgtggattattgtgatgatttattAGCTGTTTAGACTCGCATTTACTGCAAGTAATGTACAACTAAAACTAtgtaacctgttagccagcaccccccattatgggacagctgaaagtgctctacctaacttataattgtaacagtttcctacttcagtgtgttacaaacataattttggtgtctttggaaagaagaccctttgggctttacttttttatcaaccagatttgataatgctcaaaaatataaaaagttatagacactgaagtgccttgaatttatttatttaaaaaaaaaaaacacttaaatatttttttatttgatataaaaatacatgaaatgagtcctggagcaatctaggaAAGTGTGAGGAACGTTTTATCAcagatgtgtgcactttatttcacgtcttctgaactgttgacaacggACACTCGCTAACCCCCACTGAAGGCTTGGAAGAGATgggacaattatttttttttaaacgttgatcggattattctgaaagaggaaagtcacatacacctataggatgcttcaagggtgagtagaagatggacgaattttcattaTTGACTGAATTAAGccgatgaacaaacaaactcatctacatcttgaatggcctgaaggtgaatacattttcaactaATTTTCGGGTGcgctattaaaaaaacaaaagaaaaaatttatTGAGACCTTCATAGATATCAGAAAATTACACCTTTTTATTAAATTCGTACAGCTGTTTCAAAAACTTTATGTACAAGTTTCTTATGAGCTATATATTTATCACCTTTTTAAATTTGCAGGGTGAACTACACCTTTTTAATTCCTTATTGCAGTTtttccacaataaataaatactaatatatatatatatatatacatacacgcgcacacacacacatttttcaaatttctctctttaataaacaaaaagtcTTTAGATCTCAGCTGAATCCAGATATTAGTGaaagctttaattattttattgtcaaGGTTAAGGATACATTCTGAATTGTCTGTATGGTTGATGTGTGCATTTAGACTGATGGTGAAGGACATGTGTGTGGAGGAACTATCATCTCAGAGAACTGGGTCCTGTCTGCTGCACATTGCTTTCCCAAGTAAAAACACACCCATATaatctttgtttgtttatttttcagctttatatataattatatctcATTATATAAATTTCTCTTCCTTGTCTAGCCCTAATGACATCTCCTCTTACATGGTTTACGCGGGCCGGCATCTGCTGAACAGCTGGAACGCGGACGAGACCAGCCACAGGGTCCGCCGCGTGGTGGTTCCGCTGGGTTACACACACCCTCAGCTGGGTCAGGATATCGCTCTAGTGGAGCTGGCCACAGCTGTCCAGTGGTCTGACCGCATTCAGCCTATCTGCCTGCCATATGCCAACGTGGAGTTCAGCAGTGACATGAGGTGCATGATCACTGGATGGGGCAACATCAGAGATGGAGGTGAGTGAGAAACCCACACTACAGGTGTCTGAagtttgtaaatatgtatttaactTTGAAATTATAGTAACATTAAATTCAGTAGTAATTAGTAGTAGGAGTGGGTTAAGTAGacaattactactaataataataaaacttgttttaaatgctttaagtGAAATAGGccttacaaaaatattttagcatGAAATGAAACGTGTGAATGAATagtcattttgagatttgctaaagattacatgtattattattattaagattaagTGTGCGATAGCACTTTTAGCATCGATTAGCATAAATAATTGAATCCTATTAGACCAGTAGCATCGcgttcaaaaatgaccaaagagttatgatatttttcctatttaaaacgtgactcttctgtagttatatCATGTACAAAGACCAGTGGAAAATAAGTTTTGATTTTCTTGGCCGATATGATAAGGAACTATACTTCATTTCCggcataataatcaaggaactgcGATGCCGTAACATGGCCACAGCAGGCGCAGTGATGTCACGCAGCGAGATTTATTGTTTGAAATCATtagttataatatttataatataataatttagatCAAACAGTGCAGCATTGGTAAGCAGaagaattttctttaaaatgtatattgtaactattgcaaacttttgattggtagtgtttGTATATTGTGTGAAATATTGGAAATTGCTACAAGCAGTGCATAACGAACGAAGTTTTTGTTCTTTCAGTGTGTACAAAGACACAAAAGCACTCCTCTTGTTATTTCTCATGTCTTGTTCAGTGGCTCTGCAGGGCGTTGGGGCATTGCAGCAAGTCCAAGTGCCAATCATTGACTCAAAGATTTGTCAGGACATGTTTCTGATAAACCCCACAGAGAACATTGACATCCGCCCTGACATGATGTGCGCTGGATTCCAAGAAGGAGGCAAAGACTCCTGCCAGGTGAGGGGCGCATTGCTTGAGGGAGACCATacgattattaaataaaaatccaaCTGTTTCTAATAGCCTTCTGTTGTTCTATGTCTCTGCATGCATGCTTTTCCAGGGCGACTCCGGCGGCCCTCTGGTGTGTCAGATCAGTGATGGAAGTTGGGTGCAAGCTGGAATTGTGAGCTTCGGGCTCGGCTGCGCTAAACCAAATC encodes:
- the LOC113111998 gene encoding serine protease 27-like isoform X2, which produces MRYTLYIRTAFVMLIGFWMGEAQECGRPQMLNRIVGGSSASEGAWPWQVDIQTDGEGHVCGGTIISENWVLSAAHCFPNPNDISSYMVYAGRHLLNSWNADETSHRVRRVVVPLGYTHPQLGQDIALVELATAVQWSDRIQPICLPYANVEFSSDMRCMITGWGNIRDGENIDIRPDMMCAGFQEGGKDSCQGDSGGPLVCQISDGSWVQAGIVSFGLGCAKPNRPGVYAKVSSFTSFIQNTVGGVQLKSASSHIWADRVMVLIRTLLLLVLVQLLR
- the LOC113111998 gene encoding serine protease 33-like isoform X1, translated to MRYTLYIRTAFVMLIGFWMGEAQECGRPQMLNRIVGGSSASEGAWPWQVDIQTDGEGHVCGGTIISENWVLSAAHCFPNPNDISSYMVYAGRHLLNSWNADETSHRVRRVVVPLGYTHPQLGQDIALVELATAVQWSDRIQPICLPYANVEFSSDMRCMITGWGNIRDGVALQGVGALQQVQVPIIDSKICQDMFLINPTENIDIRPDMMCAGFQEGGKDSCQGDSGGPLVCQISDGSWVQAGIVSFGLGCAKPNRPGVYAKVSSFTSFIQNTVGGVQLKSASSHIWADRVMVLIRTLLLLVLVQLLR